The Deinobacterium chartae genome includes a window with the following:
- a CDS encoding tRNA dihydrouridine synthase — MRSFYGDRLRAGGAVLAPMAGYSDAPFRKLALEQGAAWTVSEMMSAQGVLEDAARGRVGRSLELGQPYPGEQNLVLQLFGADPQVLAEAAVKVVELYGPAAVDLNMGCPVPKVRGRGGACLLQTPEVAYRIVSAMRAAVPDTVPLSAKIRLGWDRPQAREIALGLEAAGADLVTVHGRTSLQRYEGEADWEAIAEVAAALRIPVIGSGDVRSAEDYRRRLNLGVAGVMIGRGAVGQPWIFAEVRGRPAPDRSARVRLILEHARLNAQWYGEAHGLRQLRKVLAQYALHLDAGDPAELRARLTRVSSLADLEAALESRVPAAAGCAV, encoded by the coding sequence ATGCGCAGCTTTTATGGCGACAGGTTAAGGGCGGGCGGGGCGGTGCTGGCCCCTATGGCCGGCTACTCGGACGCGCCTTTTCGCAAGCTGGCTCTGGAGCAGGGAGCGGCCTGGACGGTCTCGGAGATGATGAGTGCCCAGGGCGTTCTCGAGGACGCGGCCCGGGGCCGGGTGGGCCGCAGCCTCGAGCTGGGCCAGCCCTACCCCGGCGAGCAGAACCTGGTGCTGCAACTGTTCGGGGCCGACCCGCAGGTGCTGGCCGAAGCCGCCGTGAAGGTTGTGGAGCTGTACGGCCCCGCCGCCGTGGACCTGAACATGGGCTGTCCGGTCCCCAAGGTGCGCGGGCGCGGCGGAGCCTGCCTGCTGCAGACCCCCGAGGTCGCCTACCGCATCGTGAGCGCCATGCGCGCCGCCGTGCCCGACACCGTGCCGCTCAGCGCCAAGATCCGGCTGGGCTGGGACCGGCCGCAGGCGCGCGAGATCGCCCTGGGCCTCGAGGCAGCCGGAGCCGACCTGGTGACCGTGCACGGGCGCACCTCGCTGCAGCGTTACGAGGGCGAGGCCGACTGGGAGGCGATCGCCGAAGTGGCCGCGGCCCTGCGCATTCCGGTGATCGGTTCGGGCGACGTGCGCTCGGCCGAGGACTACCGCCGTCGCCTGAACCTGGGCGTGGCGGGCGTGATGATCGGGCGCGGAGCGGTCGGGCAGCCCTGGATCTTCGCCGAGGTGCGTGGACGGCCCGCGCCCGACCGCTCCGCGCGCGTCCGGCTCATCCTCGAGCACGCCCGGTTGAACGCCCAGTGGTACGGCGAGGCACACGGCCTGCGTCAGCTGCGCAAGGTGCTCGCGCAGTACGCGCTGCACCTGGACGCGGGCGACCCGGCCGAGCTGCGTGCCCGCCTCACCCGGGTATCCAGCCTGGCCGACCTCGAGGCGGCGTTGGAGAGCCGGGTTCCAGCAGCAGCCGGGTGCGCGGTGTAG